A window from Streptomyces sp. NBC_00335 encodes these proteins:
- a CDS encoding RHS repeat domain-containing protein, producing the protein MPVKAVASADLIAKLKAEDKAQAERAKANPKNTWPKPTTLKNDLSSAPAANSLVAVTRPAKSARAGATASGQATVQVLDQQAARKAGITGVLLTATAATPGTARVEVNYDSFASAIGGSWSTRLGLVTLPGCALTTPDKPECRTTTPLASNNDIASHELSANVNLAGAKPTATGSVLLPSQDGLPSTPLMSAASAAPTVLAVMATTLASPSGGGDYKATPLASSSSWQAGRSSGGFSWSYPITVPPAVAGPVPDLSLSYDSGSIDGLTANTNNQGSQVGEGFDLSSSSYIERKYGSCEDDAQTGKDDLCWKYDNASLVLNGQANELVKDPSDATGNTWRLKNDDATKVIRGHGAGSNDDGDITTDPKDTDGEFWKVVTSTGTTYTFGLNKLPGAPAGSETNSVWTAPVFGDDEGEPGYKKSSSFSGRAVQQAWRWNLDLVQDLQGNASTYWYTKEANYYAKNGDKTTAIGYNRGGYLNEIKYGQRADALFTGIASGRVEFTYTERCESGCSSLTEDTADNWPDVPFDTICAGGATDCKATGPSFFTRKRLENITTQVWSTALEPDAFTNVDSYALVSGYTAPVDLNDPSERSLVLKSIIRTGKNGTALKLNPVDFTYDNRPNRVDVPTDDILPINRPRIRTITSETGATTEVTLSDPQCVSGSKMPTAVDDNDDATRPCYPVKWKVNGGDTRLDWFHKYRVTNVTTKDAITAATVSTSYEYEKPGWRYNDDPMTKEKDRTWSSWRGYGRVTTYTGAGSNRSKTTNVYMQGMYGDKTADPKVTRTNKVPVIDIDGTGSIAIADYTDYDQVSGFLRQTVTYNGATVIGSSLNYPGYTNTATQTVYKMTDAGQVAKDSDGKPIVDKTITASRVRTSRTYSYAYLTTSDTFRRTQTDYLHDTYGMVTRVNALGDSYKSGDDTCTNTWYARNPAVGLTDLVSRTRTVAQACTDADGNDVTDDKLTLPSSLTTRGDVISDTATVYDDATVTGWKDGLVPTKGLATWTGRPKAYPAANGTNPRTPSETDGWQKLSSTTYDTLGRPLSATDAAGNTSTTAYTPATVGPLTASVSAKPVLDSNGQTHRTYAYFDPARGAVIRTVDAGSKLTTSAYDALGRVTGTWFGNRSQSGGESPNIKYGYSFQRGSSPWTSVTQLKHDNTTYQTPVYSITDSLLRPLQTQTISPNGGRILTDTRYDSRGLAYDTYADAWDDKNAPDGDYDAVTAGGPFPQTRTTFDGAGRPTTAALWVNGAKKWSTTTSYTGDSVATSAPDGGTAARIITDTLGRTTETRTYSGEQPDDAAYGATLGTAYTSVKYAYNRDGTPATISGPDGAKWSYTYDLFGRQRTATDPDSGTTTTNYSLLDQVSSTVDARGNTLLYAYDELGRKTGKWQTSRTDANKLAAWTYDTLLRGAPTAATSYVGGTTGKAYTKKIAAYDYLGRPSETELTLPADDPLVTSGAVSATTKYGTNLWEDGTVSSTSEPAAGGLPSETISTDYNSYLLPDGLSGTSGYVQSAGYSPLGRLERMKLSRSGALGVKDVDIANTFEEGTGRLKATTVYEPTHGLVQDSTYTHDDAGNVKSIFDKATVSGASAADYQCFTYDGQRRVTEAWTPKTADCATIGRTTANLGGPASYWKSYTYNAGGQRASETTHTSSATTDRTYCYDTTRKHALVSTTANADCTGVADQYTYDDGGNTTKRLRGPTTTTSQTLTWSGENKLSKLAEGTDTTTYLYDADGELFIRRNTGGETILYAGATEVHLEGTKKWANRYYTLGGQRVAVRSNETGTSKVSFLSGDHHGTSSVAIDSGDEQTVSKRYITPFGAPRGDSVGTWPDDKRFLGKSADTNTALTHIGAREYDPNIGQFISVDPLLMPDSPQSLNGYGYANNNPVTTADPTGRCAEIDCPTRPTTEQENTTPGNEPGQPKVSQGGSAPPAPEGQYKTTCGRFECKTKWVEQPHGNDKDFKVGLVLGAVQVLTGGCIEHKGLFVTQPCFGGVAEDHGVDLSSSAFEEGMGWGSLVGGARLGTFALRGAKAGPSGPVAGGKPVGPGWFPYGSAKVPNNWSGPHMTSKYKKNDNKAGFVWRAPRGQDSVRIDRGDLNSQWATQQVDHVVINSGGRIVGRGGELLPPNARIQDYPVEAHIPLSEWQTWRTWNAP; encoded by the coding sequence GTGCCGGTCAAGGCGGTGGCCTCAGCCGATCTGATCGCCAAGCTGAAGGCCGAGGACAAGGCCCAAGCCGAGCGCGCGAAGGCCAATCCGAAGAACACCTGGCCCAAGCCCACCACCCTCAAGAACGACCTGAGCAGCGCCCCGGCCGCCAACTCCCTGGTGGCCGTCACCCGGCCGGCCAAGAGCGCCCGCGCGGGCGCCACCGCCTCCGGGCAGGCCACGGTGCAGGTGCTGGACCAGCAGGCGGCCCGCAAGGCCGGCATCACCGGTGTGCTGCTCACGGCCACCGCCGCCACCCCCGGCACCGCACGAGTCGAGGTGAACTACGACTCCTTCGCATCGGCCATCGGCGGCTCCTGGTCCACCCGCCTGGGCCTGGTGACGTTGCCCGGTTGCGCGCTGACCACTCCGGACAAGCCGGAGTGCCGCACGACCACACCCCTCGCCTCCAACAACGACATCGCCAGCCATGAGCTGTCCGCCAACGTCAACCTGGCCGGCGCAAAGCCGACCGCCACGGGCAGTGTCCTGCTCCCTTCTCAGGACGGACTCCCGAGCACGCCCTTGATGAGTGCCGCTTCGGCCGCACCCACCGTGCTCGCGGTGATGGCCACGACCCTCGCCTCGCCTTCGGGCGGCGGCGATTACAAGGCCACCCCGCTCGCCAGCTCTTCCAGCTGGCAGGCGGGCCGGTCATCGGGAGGGTTCAGCTGGTCCTATCCGATCACGGTGCCTCCCGCGGTAGCCGGCCCTGTGCCGGACCTGTCCCTGTCGTACGACTCGGGTTCCATCGACGGGCTCACTGCAAACACCAACAACCAGGGTTCCCAGGTCGGTGAGGGTTTCGACCTGTCCTCCTCTTCCTACATCGAGCGCAAGTACGGCTCATGCGAGGACGACGCCCAGACGGGCAAGGACGACCTGTGCTGGAAGTACGACAACGCTTCCCTCGTCCTGAACGGCCAGGCCAACGAACTGGTCAAGGACCCTTCGGACGCGACGGGCAACACTTGGCGGCTGAAGAACGACGACGCCACGAAGGTCATCCGCGGGCACGGTGCGGGCAGCAACGATGACGGCGACATCACCACAGACCCGAAAGACACCGACGGTGAATTTTGGAAGGTAGTCACCAGCACCGGCACCACCTACACCTTCGGCCTGAACAAACTTCCTGGTGCGCCCGCAGGCTCTGAGACCAACTCGGTCTGGACCGCTCCCGTCTTCGGTGACGACGAAGGCGAGCCCGGCTACAAGAAGAGCAGCAGCTTCTCCGGCCGTGCCGTTCAGCAGGCCTGGCGCTGGAACCTCGACCTGGTTCAGGACCTGCAGGGCAACGCCTCCACGTACTGGTATACGAAGGAGGCCAATTACTACGCGAAGAACGGCGACAAGACAACCGCTATCGGCTACAACCGTGGCGGCTATCTGAATGAGATCAAGTACGGCCAGCGGGCTGACGCACTCTTCACCGGCATCGCCTCCGGACGGGTCGAGTTCACCTATACGGAGCGCTGCGAGTCCGGCTGCTCCTCGCTCACGGAGGACACGGCCGACAACTGGCCCGACGTACCATTCGACACCATCTGCGCTGGTGGCGCGACGGACTGTAAAGCTACGGGGCCTTCGTTCTTCACTCGCAAGCGCCTGGAAAACATCACCACGCAGGTGTGGTCCACTGCACTTGAGCCGGACGCATTCACCAACGTCGATTCCTATGCCCTCGTCTCGGGGTACACGGCTCCGGTCGATCTCAACGACCCGAGCGAGCGGAGCCTGGTCCTCAAGTCGATCATCCGCACCGGCAAGAACGGCACCGCCCTCAAGCTGAACCCGGTCGACTTCACCTATGACAACCGGCCCAACCGGGTCGACGTTCCGACTGACGACATCCTGCCGATCAACCGTCCCCGCATCCGCACCATCACCTCGGAGACCGGAGCGACGACCGAGGTCACCCTCTCCGACCCGCAGTGTGTCAGCGGCAGCAAGATGCCGACCGCGGTCGACGACAATGACGACGCCACGCGCCCCTGCTACCCGGTTAAGTGGAAGGTCAACGGCGGTGATACGCGCCTGGACTGGTTCCACAAGTACCGCGTCACCAACGTCACCACCAAGGACGCCATTACCGCCGCCACCGTGTCCACCTCGTACGAGTACGAGAAGCCTGGCTGGCGCTACAACGACGACCCCATGACGAAGGAGAAGGATCGCACCTGGTCCAGCTGGCGCGGATACGGCAGGGTCACCACCTACACCGGCGCCGGCTCCAACCGCTCCAAGACCACCAACGTGTACATGCAGGGCATGTACGGCGACAAGACAGCCGACCCGAAGGTCACCCGCACCAACAAGGTGCCCGTCATCGACATCGACGGCACCGGCTCCATCGCGATCGCGGACTACACCGACTACGACCAGGTATCCGGCTTCCTTCGCCAGACGGTCACCTACAACGGCGCAACCGTCATAGGGTCCTCCCTGAACTACCCGGGGTACACGAACACAGCCACGCAGACCGTCTACAAGATGACGGATGCGGGTCAGGTCGCAAAGGACAGCGACGGCAAGCCCATCGTCGACAAGACCATCACTGCCTCGCGGGTTCGTACCTCGCGCACGTACAGCTACGCCTACCTCACCACCTCCGACACCTTCCGTCGGACCCAGACCGACTACCTGCACGACACGTATGGCATGGTCACGCGTGTCAACGCCTTGGGTGACTCGTACAAGAGCGGCGACGATACCTGTACAAACACCTGGTACGCCCGCAACCCGGCGGTGGGCCTGACCGACCTGGTTTCCCGTACCCGGACCGTGGCCCAGGCGTGCACCGATGCCGACGGCAACGACGTCACCGATGACAAGCTGACCCTGCCCAGCTCGCTCACCACCCGCGGTGACGTCATCTCCGACACCGCGACCGTCTACGACGACGCCACTGTCACCGGCTGGAAAGACGGGCTCGTCCCGACCAAGGGCCTGGCGACCTGGACAGGCCGGCCCAAGGCCTACCCCGCCGCCAACGGCACCAATCCGCGCACCCCGTCCGAGACGGACGGCTGGCAGAAGCTGTCCAGCACCACCTACGACACCCTCGGCCGGCCCCTGAGCGCCACCGACGCGGCAGGCAACACCTCCACCACCGCCTACACCCCGGCGACCGTCGGCCCACTCACGGCCAGCGTGAGCGCCAAGCCCGTGCTGGACTCCAACGGGCAGACCCACCGGACCTACGCCTACTTTGACCCCGCCCGCGGTGCGGTGATCAGAACCGTGGACGCCGGTTCGAAGCTCACCACCAGCGCGTACGACGCTCTCGGACGCGTCACCGGTACATGGTTCGGCAACCGCAGCCAGTCCGGGGGTGAGTCTCCGAACATTAAGTACGGATATTCCTTCCAGCGTGGCTCCTCACCCTGGACCTCCGTCACCCAGCTCAAGCACGACAACACCACCTACCAGACCCCCGTCTACTCCATCACCGACTCGCTGCTGCGTCCGCTGCAGACCCAGACCATCTCGCCCAACGGCGGACGGATCCTCACCGACACCCGCTACGACTCCCGCGGCCTGGCCTACGACACGTACGCCGATGCCTGGGACGACAAGAACGCGCCGGACGGTGACTACGACGCCGTCACCGCCGGAGGGCCCTTCCCGCAGACCAGGACCACCTTCGACGGTGCAGGCCGGCCCACGACCGCCGCGCTGTGGGTCAACGGCGCCAAGAAGTGGTCCACGACTACCAGCTACACCGGCGACTCGGTAGCCACCTCCGCGCCTGACGGAGGCACGGCCGCTCGTATCATCACCGACACGCTGGGACGGACGACAGAAACCCGCACCTACTCAGGCGAGCAGCCGGACGACGCTGCGTACGGCGCCACTCTCGGTACCGCGTACACCAGCGTTAAGTACGCGTATAACCGTGACGGTACGCCCGCCACGATTTCCGGGCCGGACGGCGCCAAGTGGTCGTACACCTACGACCTCTTCGGCCGTCAGCGCACTGCCACCGACCCGGACAGTGGCACGACCACCACGAACTACTCGTTGCTGGACCAGGTCTCCAGCACGGTCGACGCTCGTGGTAACACGCTCCTGTACGCCTATGACGAGCTCGGTCGCAAGACCGGCAAGTGGCAGACCTCCCGCACGGACGCCAACAAGCTGGCCGCCTGGACCTACGACACTCTCCTGCGGGGTGCGCCGACCGCCGCCACCAGCTACGTCGGCGGCACGACCGGCAAGGCCTACACCAAGAAGATCGCGGCGTACGACTACCTCGGCCGCCCCAGCGAGACCGAGCTGACGCTGCCCGCCGACGACCCGCTGGTCACTTCGGGTGCCGTCAGCGCGACCACCAAATACGGCACGAACCTCTGGGAAGACGGCACCGTCTCCTCCACGTCCGAGCCTGCGGCCGGCGGCCTCCCCTCGGAGACCATCTCCACCGACTACAACAGTTATCTGCTGCCGGACGGTCTCTCCGGTACCAGCGGGTACGTCCAGAGCGCCGGCTATTCGCCCCTCGGCCGGCTTGAGAGGATGAAGCTCTCGCGCTCGGGCGCGCTCGGCGTCAAGGACGTCGACATCGCCAACACCTTCGAGGAAGGCACGGGCCGCCTCAAGGCAACCACCGTCTACGAGCCGACCCACGGCCTCGTCCAGGACAGCACGTACACCCATGACGACGCCGGCAACGTCAAGTCGATCTTCGACAAGGCAACGGTCAGTGGCGCCAGCGCGGCCGACTACCAGTGCTTCACCTACGACGGCCAGCGCCGCGTCACCGAAGCCTGGACCCCGAAAACCGCCGACTGCGCCACTATCGGCCGGACCACGGCCAACCTCGGAGGTCCCGCCTCCTACTGGAAGTCCTACACCTACAACGCCGGCGGCCAGCGCGCCTCGGAAACCACGCACACGAGCTCCGCTACCACCGACCGCACCTACTGCTACGACACCACCCGCAAGCACGCCCTCGTCTCCACCACCGCCAACGCCGACTGCACGGGTGTCGCGGACCAGTACACCTACGACGACGGTGGCAATACCACCAAGCGCCTGCGCGGACCCACTACCACTACCAGTCAAACCCTGACCTGGAGCGGTGAGAACAAGCTCAGCAAGCTCGCAGAGGGAACCGACACCACCACCTACCTCTACGACGCCGACGGTGAACTGTTCATCCGCCGCAACACCGGCGGCGAAACGATCCTCTATGCCGGGGCCACCGAGGTCCACCTCGAAGGCACCAAGAAGTGGGCCAACCGCTACTACACCCTCGGCGGCCAGCGCGTAGCGGTCCGCAGCAACGAGACAGGCACCTCGAAGGTCTCCTTCCTCTCCGGTGACCACCACGGCACCTCCTCAGTCGCCATCGACAGCGGCGACGAGCAAACCGTCAGCAAGCGCTACATCACTCCATTCGGTGCGCCCCGCGGCGACTCCGTCGGCACCTGGCCGGACGACAAGCGCTTCCTCGGCAAGTCCGCCGACACCAACACAGCGCTCACCCACATCGGCGCCCGCGAATACGACCCCAACATCGGTCAATTCATCAGCGTCGACCCGCTGTTGATGCCTGATTCTCCGCAGTCGCTCAACGGCTACGGATATGCCAATAACAACCCTGTCACCACAGCAGACCCCACCGGCAGGTGCGCGGAGATCGACTGTCCCACCAGGCCCACAACAGAACAGGAAAACACCACCCCAGGAAACGAACCGGGCCAACCGAAGGTCTCACAGGGCGGCAGTGCCCCGCCGGCTCCCGAGGGGCAATACAAGACCACGTGCGGCCGATTCGAATGCAAAACGAAATGGGTGGAGCAGCCGCACGGGAATGACAAAGATTTCAAGGTCGGCCTAGTGTTGGGGGCAGTTCAGGTATTGACGGGGGGATGTATTGAGCACAAGGGCCTTTTTGTCACGCAGCCATGCTTCGGGGGTGTGGCAGAAGATCACGGAGTCGATCTGAGCTCTTCGGCATTCGAAGAAGGAATGGGATGGGGCTCACTCGTAGGAGGTGCTCGCCTAGGTACGTTCGCTCTGCGAGGAGCGAAGGCGGGGCCCAGCGGCCCTGTCGCCGGAGGTAAGCCAGTCGGTCCGGGTTGGTTCCCGTACGGGAGCGCGAAGGTCCCGAATAACTGGTCGGGGCCCCACATGACGAGCAAGTATAAGAAGAATGACAATAAGGCAGGTTTTGTGTGGCGCGCCCCGAGGGGCCAAGACAGCGTTCGCATCGACAGGGGAGACCTCAACTCTCAGTGGGCTACGCAACAAGTTGATCACGTAGTGATTAACTCTGGAGGTAGAATCGTAGGGCGTGGAGGTGAGCTCCTGCCCCCCAATGCGCGAATACAGGATTATCCGGTAGAGGCTCACATTCCGCTCAGCGAGTGGCAGACGTGGAGGACTTGGAATGCCCCCTAA
- a CDS encoding LamG-like jellyroll fold domain-containing protein, producing MALLVGLPPAYGAAASEVPLPEGQRALKEAAESGRRVEVIGERSEFTTTYANPDGETFRLVQSVVPVRVKSADGAWVEPDATLVTRPDGTVGPKAAVVGLSFSGGGAGADLVQIEREGRTLALGWAKSLPKPTLEGASATYAEVLPGVDLRMTATVEGFREVLVVKTPQAAASPALKEVKFSLKAKGLEVSGSKENGLTAWNSDGQTVFEAPPALMWDSSGSESAPAQSTAKAASTAMHSVAAVTAAEPSPAAGSGEGGESPFDGPGQGDQTASLPLAVDATSLTVVPDAELMAQKDPAAFPLYIDPSVNADYNVERLLLRNDGYAKYGWENADDNMGQGVGECGSWAGYYCGPGYLQRLYFQFTPDNLRGKRVLDATFTITEPWAFQCEPRNVWLVRTAGKFTKSTTWGNKPAYADLMGDRSVSAGRGSACDPNSPAAPIEFNDNPDEPDENLTPTVQAWATGKSPLTLELRAQNEYDTSAWKRFRNDAALSVDYISNPAAPTGQTIDGTPCEKNFAEATTISRTDPDLRATAKVYPGGEAEARLRVAFLIERQEGSNWVKVNSGPFIDSPSNSFYGANASVRAEPELMPTLQDGKTYRMLTWTRSFAAGAATAGSDYVTCYFKVDASAPGLPRISFGGPYTECTSTSCTAAGRPGVPGKFTFRPAVGEDSSVVQYMYKMDGDTKWNYVPATASSSIGIAPDHAGLNNLYVRGVDAVNGGRLGQMSLVRFSVNEDPDPLAHWNFHDMSGDNAADTATRDLSPNPAGLHNGALRPSDGRRGWLTNINDEDRALRLDGVDDYAATSGPVINTQESFTIAGWVRPDRVDTTFTMAGVAGNYMSAVAITHHAGGTWSVSLPTTDDSTASSTKYVVNAKAKTVPKVWTHVAAVYSKTNKRLHLFVNGDYQGGIDLPSDFKPVAATGSLTIGRNKDRGAWGNDFPGLIDEVTVWQSDLSAASLSTDVRMHDKATGQNRVELAARWNPDTVAGRVLPDTSGYDRDLTLSTGATIAGGKLVLNGTTDAAWAAGALVDEMGSFTATAEVELDPAKLAAKPNGYIAQVLSQRADSGATWGLWFKKTATEPIPDHDTGANVDTAFGQWCFGRRNADGSGTWSASPPTSKFDTSVQVTVVHNAQDNELKLYVDGNEVSKQGSYYATESNSTFFLVGASFVDGAWAHFMPGKINDVRVWSGAMYDAEQVKDLT from the coding sequence TTGGCCCTGCTGGTCGGACTGCCGCCCGCGTACGGCGCAGCCGCGTCGGAGGTTCCACTGCCTGAGGGGCAGCGGGCGTTGAAGGAGGCCGCGGAAAGCGGCCGGCGCGTGGAAGTCATCGGTGAGCGTTCGGAGTTCACGACCACATATGCAAACCCGGATGGGGAGACGTTCCGTCTCGTCCAGTCGGTCGTGCCTGTGCGGGTGAAGAGCGCGGACGGCGCCTGGGTGGAGCCTGATGCAACATTGGTGACCCGTCCGGACGGAACGGTGGGGCCGAAAGCTGCCGTTGTCGGTCTGAGCTTCTCGGGCGGTGGTGCCGGGGCAGATTTGGTGCAGATTGAGCGGGAAGGCCGCACTCTCGCGCTGGGCTGGGCCAAGTCCTTGCCCAAGCCGACGCTTGAGGGGGCCAGTGCCACCTACGCGGAGGTGCTGCCGGGCGTCGACCTTCGTATGACGGCCACGGTGGAGGGTTTCCGTGAGGTCCTCGTCGTCAAGACTCCCCAGGCCGCAGCAAGTCCGGCGCTGAAGGAAGTCAAGTTCTCTCTCAAGGCCAAGGGGCTGGAGGTCTCCGGGTCCAAGGAGAACGGGCTGACCGCTTGGAACAGTGATGGTCAGACGGTCTTCGAGGCGCCGCCGGCGCTGATGTGGGACTCAAGCGGCTCGGAGAGCGCGCCTGCTCAGTCAACGGCCAAGGCGGCCTCCACCGCGATGCACTCCGTTGCCGCGGTGACTGCTGCAGAGCCGAGTCCCGCAGCCGGATCGGGAGAGGGTGGTGAGTCACCGTTCGATGGTCCTGGTCAGGGCGATCAGACGGCAAGCCTGCCCCTGGCTGTAGACGCCACGAGCCTCACGGTGGTCCCCGACGCCGAGCTCATGGCGCAGAAGGATCCTGCGGCCTTTCCTCTGTACATCGACCCGTCCGTCAACGCGGACTACAACGTTGAGCGCCTTCTGCTGCGCAACGACGGATACGCGAAGTACGGCTGGGAGAACGCCGACGACAACATGGGCCAGGGTGTGGGTGAGTGCGGGTCGTGGGCCGGCTACTACTGCGGCCCGGGGTACCTGCAGCGGCTCTACTTCCAGTTCACGCCGGACAACCTGCGCGGGAAGAGGGTCCTGGACGCGACCTTCACTATCACGGAGCCGTGGGCCTTCCAGTGCGAACCGCGAAACGTGTGGCTTGTGCGTACGGCGGGCAAGTTCACCAAGTCGACGACCTGGGGAAACAAGCCGGCCTACGCAGACCTGATGGGCGACCGCTCGGTGTCCGCGGGGCGGGGATCGGCGTGCGATCCGAACTCTCCGGCTGCGCCGATCGAGTTCAACGACAATCCCGATGAACCGGACGAGAACCTGACACCCACGGTCCAGGCCTGGGCGACCGGCAAGTCTCCACTGACTCTGGAACTGCGGGCCCAGAACGAGTACGACACGAGCGCCTGGAAGCGCTTCCGCAACGACGCCGCGCTCTCCGTGGACTACATCAGCAACCCGGCTGCGCCGACAGGCCAGACCATCGACGGCACCCCGTGCGAGAAGAACTTCGCTGAAGCGACCACCATCTCGCGCACCGATCCCGATCTGCGTGCCACGGCCAAGGTCTATCCGGGTGGCGAGGCGGAGGCGCGGCTGCGTGTGGCCTTCCTCATCGAGAGGCAGGAAGGGTCGAACTGGGTCAAGGTCAACAGCGGCCCCTTCATCGACAGCCCCAGCAACAGCTTCTACGGGGCTAATGCCTCGGTCCGCGCCGAACCGGAACTGATGCCGACCCTGCAGGACGGCAAGACGTACCGCATGCTCACATGGACCAGGTCCTTCGCCGCCGGAGCGGCGACCGCGGGAAGCGACTATGTCACCTGCTACTTCAAGGTGGACGCGTCGGCTCCCGGCCTCCCACGGATCTCGTTCGGCGGCCCCTACACCGAGTGCACCTCAACCAGCTGCACGGCCGCGGGCAGGCCCGGAGTACCGGGCAAGTTCACCTTCCGTCCTGCCGTCGGGGAGGACTCCAGTGTCGTCCAGTACATGTACAAGATGGACGGGGACACCAAATGGAACTACGTGCCGGCGACAGCCAGCTCCTCCATCGGAATTGCCCCGGATCATGCAGGGCTGAACAACCTGTACGTCAGGGGCGTGGACGCCGTGAACGGCGGGCGCCTGGGGCAGATGTCCTTGGTCCGGTTCTCCGTCAACGAGGACCCCGACCCGCTCGCGCACTGGAACTTCCACGACATGTCCGGTGACAATGCTGCAGACACCGCGACCAGGGACCTCTCGCCCAATCCGGCGGGCCTGCACAATGGTGCCCTTCGCCCCTCGGACGGTCGCCGCGGATGGCTCACCAACATCAATGACGAGGACAGAGCTCTGCGGCTCGACGGTGTCGATGACTACGCGGCGACCTCCGGGCCCGTGATCAACACCCAGGAGTCCTTCACCATCGCAGGCTGGGTACGCCCCGACCGGGTCGACACCACGTTCACCATGGCGGGCGTGGCCGGCAACTACATGAGCGCCGTCGCGATCACCCACCACGCGGGCGGAACCTGGTCGGTCTCGCTGCCCACCACGGACGACTCCACCGCCAGCAGCACCAAGTACGTCGTGAACGCCAAGGCGAAGACCGTTCCCAAGGTGTGGACCCACGTTGCCGCCGTGTACAGCAAGACGAACAAGCGGCTGCATCTGTTTGTCAACGGCGACTACCAGGGCGGGATCGACCTGCCCTCGGACTTCAAGCCCGTGGCTGCAACCGGTTCCCTGACGATCGGCCGGAATAAGGACCGTGGCGCCTGGGGGAACGACTTCCCCGGCCTCATCGACGAGGTCACCGTCTGGCAGTCCGACCTGAGCGCGGCATCGCTGAGCACCGACGTGCGGATGCACGACAAGGCCACGGGCCAGAACAGGGTCGAACTCGCGGCCCGCTGGAACCCTGACACTGTCGCCGGAAGGGTTCTGCCGGACACCTCCGGCTACGACCGCGACCTGACCTTGTCGACGGGAGCGACCATCGCCGGCGGGAAGCTGGTCCTCAACGGGACCACAGACGCCGCATGGGCAGCAGGCGCGCTCGTCGACGAAATGGGGTCATTCACCGCGACGGCCGAAGTCGAACTCGACCCGGCAAAGCTCGCCGCCAAGCCCAACGGGTACATCGCGCAGGTCCTGAGCCAGCGCGCCGACAGCGGCGCGACATGGGGCCTGTGGTTCAAGAAGACCGCTACCGAACCTATCCCCGATCACGACACCGGTGCGAATGTTGACACCGCGTTCGGCCAATGGTGTTTCGGCCGCCGCAATGCCGACGGCAGCGGCACTTGGTCGGCAAGCCCGCCCACGTCGAAGTTCGACACATCGGTGCAGGTCACCGTCGTCCATAACGCTCAGGACAACGAGCTGAAGCTGTACGTCGATGGCAACGAGGTCTCCAAGCAGGGCTCCTACTACGCCACCGAGTCCAACAGCACCTTCTTCTTGGTCGGCGCGAGCTTCGTCGACGGCGCCTGGGCCCACTTCATGCCCGGGAAGATCAACGACGTGCGCGTGTGGTCCGGAGCCATGTATGACGCCGAACAGGTCAAGGACTTGACCTAG
- a CDS encoding alpha/beta hydrolase family protein yields MYPKIQPRRRGLRIAVWSLVTVLVVAAGLGGVVLWQNSYAMDEQRVSIRHGGHTLNGVLATPKDGRKRHGLVVYVHGDGPVDATHDDGYRPMWEANAKAGYASLSWDKPGVAGAPGNWLGQSMDDRAEETAAAIAWARGRPDIDGDRIGLWGVSQAGWVLPKVAAKTPVSFVIAVSPAINWLQQGRYNLLAELRADGASAARTDAAIAKSDTTRRLLERHATFEEYIEAMDGDADGITADRWGFISKNYTADATQDLRALRGVPVLLALAGQDINVDVADTERVYREVLAAGGALTAKRYPDATHSLIKRSIEQSDLKITLTALFAPRSLFADGFLDGQRQFLKDLDRGSKATP; encoded by the coding sequence ATGTATCCAAAGATCCAGCCCCGACGGCGCGGGCTCCGCATAGCCGTGTGGTCACTCGTCACGGTCCTGGTCGTGGCCGCCGGTCTCGGCGGCGTGGTGCTGTGGCAGAACTCCTACGCCATGGACGAGCAGCGGGTATCGATCCGCCACGGCGGCCACACCCTCAACGGAGTACTGGCCACCCCCAAGGACGGCCGCAAACGCCACGGCCTGGTCGTGTACGTCCACGGCGACGGCCCCGTAGACGCCACCCACGACGACGGGTACCGGCCCATGTGGGAAGCGAACGCCAAGGCCGGCTACGCCTCCCTGTCCTGGGACAAGCCCGGCGTCGCGGGTGCGCCCGGGAACTGGCTCGGCCAGTCCATGGACGACCGGGCCGAGGAGACAGCCGCCGCCATAGCCTGGGCGCGCGGCCGCCCGGACATCGACGGCGACCGGATCGGCCTCTGGGGCGTCAGCCAGGCGGGCTGGGTCCTGCCGAAGGTCGCCGCCAAGACGCCCGTGAGCTTCGTCATCGCCGTCTCGCCCGCGATCAACTGGCTCCAGCAAGGCCGCTACAACCTCCTCGCCGAACTGCGCGCCGACGGCGCGTCAGCAGCCCGTACCGACGCGGCGATCGCCAAGAGCGACACCACCCGACGGCTGCTGGAACGCCACGCGACCTTCGAGGAGTACATCGAGGCCATGGACGGCGACGCGGACGGCATCACCGCCGATCGCTGGGGCTTCATCTCCAAGAACTACACCGCGGACGCCACGCAAGACCTTCGCGCCCTGCGCGGCGTACCGGTGCTGCTGGCCCTCGCGGGCCAGGACATCAACGTAGACGTCGCCGACACGGAGCGCGTCTACCGCGAGGTACTGGCCGCAGGCGGTGCATTGACGGCCAAGCGCTACCCGGACGCGACCCATTCCCTCATCAAGCGGTCCATCGAGCAGTCAGACCTCAAGATCACGCTCACTGCGCTCTTCGCGCCCCGCTCGCTCTTCGCGGACGGATTCCTGGACGGCCAACGGCAGTTCCTCAAGGATCTCGACCGAGGCAGCAAGGCCACTCCGTGA